One window of the Cryptomeria japonica chromosome 7, Sugi_1.0, whole genome shotgun sequence genome contains the following:
- the LOC131856495 gene encoding uncharacterized protein LOC131856495: MTITLTAKTTIESIDKVCKQQKLTPDTTISQLIHSPNNYSIGTLAVLVASQNQEPNGFQLQVKDGELPSDTATLTVPKVHTNSYATLERLLTSARPPLLLLKNDVRGSTRGTSDIISSLSTYIDELNDEYTKGFLQTLASSNLQVAGTLKTKNVYLPPYQPLCNLCHSIVSAAHLSANNIAHCTTCTSTTTFAYQHYLQCTIETEDGTINCNLHTKLLQQNFPELTKITFENYKQNISAAIYLMRKFEIRGTFTIAMNNSIIAIAQEASNSV, from the exons ATGACTATAACA CTAACCGCTAAAACAACAATTGAAAGTATTGATAAAGTATGCAAGCAACAAAAGCTAACACCTGATACAACCATTTCGCAATTAATCCACTCACCAAACAACTATTCAATTGGAACACTAGCCGTCCTTGTAGCATCTCAAAATCAAGAACCAAACGGATTTCAACTACAAGTCAAAGATGGAGAATTGCCATCTGATACAGCTACT CTAACAGTTCCAAAAGTCCATACCAATTCCTATGCCACCTTGGAAAGGCTCCTAACTTCAGCAAGACCACCACTTCTTCTCCTAAAAAATGATGTCCGCGGCAGCACAAGAGGAACAAGTGACATTATATCAAGTCTATCCACCTACATTGATGAATTGAATGACGAATACACCAAAGGTTTTTTGCAAACACTTGCTTCCTCCAATTTGCAG GTTGCTGGAACATTGAAAACAAAAAACGTGTACCTACCACCGTACCAGCCACTTTGCAACTTGTGCCACAGCATAGTTTCTGCAGCTCACTTGTCagccaacaacattgctcactgcaCCACATGCACATCAACCACGACTTTTGCATACCAACACTACTTGCAATGCACAATTGAAACTGAAGATGGAACTATTAACTGCAATTTACACACCAAACTCTTGCAACAAAACTTTCCTGAGCTCACAAAAATAACATTTGAAAATTATAAACAAAACATATCTGCAGCTATCTACCTCATGCGCAAGTTCGAGATACGAGGAACATTCACAATTGCCATGAACAATTCCATCATTGCCATTGCACAAGAAGCGAGCAAT AGTGTATAA